One Maylandia zebra isolate NMK-2024a unplaced genomic scaffold, Mzebra_GT3a scaffold02, whole genome shotgun sequence DNA window includes the following coding sequences:
- the LOC143412312 gene encoding V-set and immunoglobulin domain-containing protein 1-like codes for MSHILLLLLLLTFETVELEEIKVRPRQDVTLHCQDPRGVNITLLEWSIPEIKSDGYVFFYRNRRSYESYQHERFKGRVELKHPSMKNGDVSVILKNVNVNDTGTYECRIITSDLSSGQRVQSESRRSIDLTVIDSGDPTVEHKDTHDLIIIIVAVVSCLIVGVCVAVFFIRKWKSSTRGNSYEHPPEMLNS; via the exons ATGTCTCacatccttcttcttcttcttcttctgactTTTGAGACTGTGGAATTAGAAG AGATAAAAGTGAGGCCTAGACAAGATGTCACTCTTCACTGTCAGGATCCCAGGGGTGTAAATATCACCCTGTTAGAGTGGAGCATACCTGAGATTAAGTCAGACGGATACGTCTTCTTCTACCGAAACCGACGCTCATATGAAAGCTACCAGCACGAGCGTTTTAAAGGCCGAGTGGAGCTGAAACACCCGTCTATGAAAAATGGAGACGTTTCTGTGATTCTGAAGAACGTCAACGTCAACGATACAGGAACATATGAGTGTCGGATTATAACCAGTGATCTCAGCAGCGGTCAGAGAGTTCAGAGTGAGTCCAGGCGGTCCATCGACCTCACAGTCATAGACTCTG gAGATCCGACTGTAGAACACAAGGACACGCATGATttaattatcattattgttGCAGTTGTAAGTTGTCTTATTGTTGGCGTTTGTGTTGCAGTATTTTTCATCCGAAAATGGAAATCATCAACACGCGGCAACTCTTATGAACATCCACCTGAAATGTTAAACAGTTGA